One Hemibagrus wyckioides isolate EC202008001 linkage group LG09, SWU_Hwy_1.0, whole genome shotgun sequence DNA segment encodes these proteins:
- the clmna gene encoding calmin → MAGQEWTDWFEREELIGQISDIRVQNLQVEREVVQKRTFTRWMNLHLEKCNPPLMVHDLFRDIRDGRVLMALLEELSGCRLLHEFKPSAHRIFRLNNIARVLAFLEERNVKLVSIDAADIADGNSSIVLGLIWNIILFFQIKELTGNIRNQFPSTSSLSSIPTSSDSDMSQSSTPSDEKKPSIVARDHGKAIKTLLHWVQRRTRKYGVAVQDFGKSWTSGLAFLAVIKSIDPSLVDMRRALLRSPRENIEEAFRTAHYSLGIPRLLEPEDITLNRPDEQSIMTYVSQFLEHFPGIEEDEPSDILERNKVSARMTEPPVKNGVQRKREKSSVVKKDWVQPPPKIFISSVVKDQEQKRSPVPLQTVDDRPWDSEDSSVGSSPSTTENRPLSRPLGLNKDASSPLSSPQPSLNDSAMDFPESWAETPSELPQSCSNDSLRDSTSAGDLTSLGSPLESERGLQDQVDSELFTDEGNFSLSLEARSALLSEEEDAYRYILDLKEEESASDLPNEDIMKNSNAKEPCLEVNPDKPISSDPSYGDSDSGYYPDQKDISITQPDDVPESLQSPDSNKPIAVVENEPENLVENREESLEPLITEPVQKIPTESDQTNMFEDDLEWPVVQYERISISGSEEDLEGLGTELREEPLDEALGGIQMAGVLSGRMEDGAEEESQGFGKTVYIDQVQEPERDSAEAENKSDQIATEYELSQIPTHSSQPGATDTEAEIQEKEEQKSGNEDSSKTEEQTMKDLHESCQELTDSLVETNFPEVEEENSKTSPLKQSKQMGENDAGDEETNQGDLSIVQEDMVTNSKLEDDLNVPQSLPNPEVMPENGTTDEHEEDMKEDDASSSQQNTSVSTTSPSNALVSDVPPPEALDEPNPGAPSCEDDEQSFIPPSPSTVEQPYDDENKAQAAWEESKIADTERLERYRAELRLSLSVTPLQPAPSQPALTDSDSAQEKVDYGVVESPGQSPFGLWVPHPGEWGLVETDLDAELERRNREERENREEQKNQEERQLREEQENREEQKNREERQLREERENREGREIREERENREGLENRLSAGENTDTLRKVAASERSTGDENQPPAVLRVPEVADVKEVQQPRENGETPAAMATNHADERCVMCNKKVCSPARPSPQRANQPALSEIDFLLLMWLLLYCLFVLPHMDIRTISRFLLNLDE, encoded by the exons TGTAATCCTCCACTGATGGTGCACGATCTTTTCCGTGACATCAGAGATGGGCGGGTTCTCATGGCCTTGCTGGAGGAGCTGTCAGGATGCAGGCTG cTGCATGAATTCAAACCGTCCGCACATCGCATTTTCAGGCTTAATAACATAGCCAGGGTATTGGCATTCCTGGAGGAAAGAAAT GTAAAGCTGGTCAGCATTGATGCGGCAGACATCGCTGATGGCAATTCGTCCATTGTGCTCGGGCTTATCTGGAATATCATCCTGTTTTTCCAG ATAAAAGAGCTTACAGGAAACATAAGGAACCAATTCCCGTCCACTTCCAGCCTGTCGTCCATCCCAACCAGCTCGGACTCGGACATGTCACAGTCCAGCACACCGTCAGATGAGAAGAAGCCTTCAATCGTTGCCAGGGATCATGGAAAAGCCATAAAGACACTCTTGCACTGGGTCCAGAGACGTACTAGGAA ATATGGCGTGGCGGTCCAGGATTTTGGCAAGAGCTGGACAAGTGGTCTGGCCTTTCTTGCAGTCATCAAGTCCATTGACCCCAGTCTGGTGGACATGAGGAGAGCTCTGCTCAGGTCGCCCAGAGAAAACATTGAAGAGGCCTTCAGGACGGCACATTACAGCCTGGGAATCCCACGACTTTTGGAGCCTGAAG ACATAACCCTGAATCGTCCTGACGAACAGTCCATAATGACCTACGTGTCCCAGTTTCTGGAGCACTTTCCAGGAATCGAGGAG GACGAGCCTTCGGATATCCTGGAGAGGAATAAGGTCAGTGCGCGGATGACAGAGCCGCCAGTTAAGAATGGAGttcagaggaagagagaaaagtcAAGTGTAGTGAAGAAGGACTGGGTTCAGCCTCCACCCAAGATCTTTATCTCCTCAGTGGTGAAAGATCAAGAACAAAAACGTTCCCCTGTCCCACTCCAAACAGTAGATGACCGACCCTGGGACAGCGAGGACTCCTCAGTgggttcaagcccaagcacTACAGAAAATCGTCCTCTAAGTCGCCCCCTGGGCCTGAACAAGGATGCCTCCTCTCCTTTGAGCTCCCCTCAGCCATCTCTCAACGACTCAGCTATGGATTTTCCAGAATCGTGGGCTGAGACGCCTAGCGAGCTTCCACAGTCATGCAGCAATGACTCTCTGAGAGATTCCACCTCAGCAGGAGATCTGACCTCACTCGGATCTCCACTTGAATCAGAGAGGGGCCTGCAAGATCAGGTAGATTCAGAGTTGTTTACTGATGAGGGAAACTTCTCGCTCAGCTTAGAGGCTAGATCCGCATTGCTCTCTGAGGAGGAGGATGCTTATAGGTACATTTTAGATCTAAAGGAGGAAGAATCTGCCAGTGACTTGCCCAATGAGGATATCATGAAAAACTCAAATGCCAAGGAACCCTGTCTCGAGGTGAATCCAGATAAACCCATATCGTCTGATCCTTCTTATGGGGATAGTGACTCTGGGTACTACCCAGATCAGAAGGATATCTCCATTACTCAACCCGATGATGTCCCAGAGAGTTTGCAGTCCCCTGACTCTAACAAACCCATTGCTGTTGTTGAAAATGAACCAGAGAACCTAGTTGAAAATCGCGAAGAAAGTCTTGAGCCTTTAATCACTGAACCTGTACAGAAGATCCCTACGGAATCAGATCAAACAAACATGTTTGAGGATGACCTAGAGTGGCCTGTCGTTCAGTACGAGAGGATTTCCATTTCAGGGAGTGAAGAGGACCTTGAAGGGCTTGGCACAGAGTTGCGTGAAGAACCTCTTGATGAGGCATTGGGGGGAATCCAGATGGCAGGTGTCTTGAGCGGCAGGATGGAGGATGGTGCCGAAGAGGAAAGTCAAGGTTTCGGAAAGACCGTATATATAGATCAGGTGCAAGAACCAGAGCGGGACAGTGCAGAGgcagaaaataaatcagatcagatCGCTACTGAGTATGAGCTTTCTCAGATCCCAACACACAGCAGCCAGCCTGGGGCAACAGATACTGAGGCAGAGATCCAAGAAAAAGAGGAACAGAAGTCTGGCAATGAGGATTCAAGCAAAACTGAAGAGCAAACAATGAAAGATTTGCATGAATCCTGCCAAGAGCTGACTGACAGCCTGGTGGAGACAAACTTTCCTGAGGTTGAAGAAGAGAACTCAAAAACCAGTCCTTTGAAGCAGTCCAAGCAAATGGGAGAAAACGATGCCGGTGATGAAGAAACAAATCAAGGTGACTTGAGTATTGTTCAAGAGGACATGGTCACTAACAGCAAGTTGGAGGATGACCTGAATGTACCCCAAAGTCTTCCTAATCCTGAGGTCATGCCTGAAAATGGGACCACTGACGAGCACGAAGAGGACATGAAAGAAGACGATGCCTCATCCAGTCAGCAAAATACATCAGTATCTACGACCTCTCCGAGTAATGCCCTTGTATCTGATGTCCCCCCACCTGAGGCCTTGGACGAGCCAAATCCCGGTGCCCCATCCTGTGAAGATGATGAGCAATCCTTCATCCCGCCGTCACCCAGCACAGTAGAACAGCCATATGATGACGAGAACAAAGCACAGGCCGCTTGGGAGGAGAGCAAGATTGCGGATACGGAGCGTTTGGAGAGGTACCGTGCGGAGCTCCGGCTGTCGCTCAGCGTGACTCCGCTGCAGCCTGCACCCTCGCAACCTGCGCTTACTGACTCTGACAGTGCGCAGGAAAAG GTTGATTATGGGGTTGTAGAGTCTCCGGGACAGAGTCCGTTTGGACTTTGGGTTCCACACCCAGGAGAATGGGGCCTGGTGGAGACGGACCTGGATGCTGAGCTCGAGCGCAGGAACAGGGAGGAACGGGAGAACCGAGAGGAACAGAAGAACCAAGAGGAACGGCAGCTCAGGGAGGAACAGGAGAACCGAGAGGAACAGAAGAACCGAGAGGAACGGCAGCTCAGGGAGGAACGGGAGAACCGAGAGGGACGGGAGATCAGGGAGGAACGGGAAAACCGTGAGGGACTGGAGAACAGACTCTCTGCCGgagaaaacacagacacactgag GAAAGTAGCTGCCAGCGAACGAAGCACTGGAGATGAAAACCAGCCACCGGCAGTTTTGAGAGTACCAGAAGTGGCAGACGTGAAAGAAGTACAG CAACCCAGAGAAAACGGAGAAACCCCCGCTGCCATGGCGACGAATCATGCAGACGAAAG